The following is a genomic window from Solanum lycopersicum chromosome 6, SLM_r2.1.
ATGATCACAACTGCTGTCACACAGAAGATGAACATGCCATCCAAGTCTTCTAGGAACAAGCTTAATTACTTCAACAATCAACAATGGAAACCTCCTGTAGCTCAAAAGTCCAGCAACAACAGTAAGCAAGACTGGAGGTCGAATTCGAGACAATCTGTCTGCTGCCAACTGTGCCAAAAATTAGGTCACACTGCAGATGTATATTGTTTCGAATCGAACAATCATTTTGAAGGTCTTGGGTTTTGGATTCTGGCGGGACTCATCATGTCACCACTGATCCGCACAATCATAAAGAGTATACAGGCAATAAGGGCATATCCATGGGTGACTGTAAAACCATTTCTAGTACTCATACTGGTTCAATCTCTTATACAAGCATCTAATTCTGCTTTTAGGCTTAAATTTCTAACACTCTTTGTCCTCATCAATAAAAAACTTGACTTTTGTCCGCCAAGTTTCGTCTAGACAATCTGACATCGGCTGAGCTTTttccttttacttttatttggaAGGACCCGCATTCCCAAAAGCCACTGGTACAAGATCGGAATAAGAACGGACTCTATGAGTGGCCGTATCAAACAACAAAACCAGATCCTACACCAAATAGAATAACAGCTAGGTCCCATGTTCTGTTATGTTAGGAACCAAGTTCAAGAACACGAGGTCTTGTCACACACACTTACGCTTGTGATCAACTTGCTGATACATTTAGGATTTACCAAGCCCTTGCCAAAACCAGCCTTTGAATAGTGTTTTTCCAAGTTAGGCATTGTTGCACTACTCTTTTGTTTCACATACCAATGTGGTGATACAGATCATGGACGTGACATTAAATTCTATGCCGTAGAGGCTAGGCTGAACTCTTTACACCAGGAGATGTTATTGCTGCAACTGACGGAAACAACACCCTACAAGAGATCCTTGACTGATTATACCAAAGTTCCAAACTCTTAAAAAGGAAGCTATTCATTTCCTTCATCTAGTTAGGACCAAAGAGCAATTGGATAGCATTTAACTGATGCACTAGTTGTGCAACAAATAATTCCTCTTTCATACTCTTTCCAAGGCActccaattttattttcttgtcatATTGCAGTTTAGTTTGCACCAAGCGTTTTTGGTATTTGTGGACAACAGGAAGCACTGAAATAGACATAACTTACGATGCAcagatgtatatatttttatcatgaaaTAGACTATActtgaaacaaaataaacacaTTTGCACATAAATATCTTGCTCAAATACAGATATTCAAGTCGAAGTGACAGGTCAACACAAACAAGACTATGACAAGATAGAGAGGTTACCAGTGCTATCCCCACAGTTTTCCCTTTTCAATGCATCTTGAATTCTGACTCCTTTCACAAGCTGATAGGATTATCAAATTGGTTATTCTAGTAACTAAACctcaaaactgaaaaaaaaaggCAGCGTCATAGGAAACAAAGTACCACTAATCCATACCTTTGCATTGATTGATTTAATACGATCCAACAACTCTTTTGCACTACTTTTTTGTGAGTGACACAAAATACGAATGCCAAgattcaaaatctttttgatgTCAGCATAAGAAGCAACAGATGTGCAAATGCTTAAAAGCTTCAAAGCATGTGGAACCAAATCCGTCCTTGAATCACAATATCGACAGAGATACTCTGCATTCAAATTGATGCTTCCTTTGACTGTCCCAGCCATGTAAGATCGTAGAGCACACTCTAGATGGGAAACATGTCCACATATGTGGCCATCAACTACTGTAGCTTCACATCGGATGTAACTGTACCCATCATAGTCCAAAACAATAAGCTTCCCGCAAAGTATACAACAGCAGTCTCCGCAAAAACCAGGCTCACTGCAACAGAGATCACAAAATCTGGTGCTCGTCAAAGGATTTTCTGCTGTTAAACTGCTACAGATTCGGTTTCCAGCCTTACAAGTAATGACTCCGAAAGGAGAATCAGACAGTAAAGGCTGCATTTTTGTCCCCGAAGATGTAGTCCTTTCTTTCATATCTGAGTCAAAACCAATAcctaaataatgaaaaaaaaatggcaTAAGGTTAGTAAACTACCAGTAGTGGCGGAGCCAGAATTTCAATAGTTTTTATGCCAAGTAGATTCAACAACTTACAGATGTGCAAAAAAAGTCCTTTTCCCTATCTATATGGTGTAATTTTCAACGAAGCTCCGTTGCGCACAGTATAATCATGGACAAAATTCACTTCAAAAACAAAAAGGTTCACCAAAAgggaataaaaaaatataaatttgtgtgGACTGACTAGG
Proteins encoded in this region:
- the LOC109120476 gene encoding uncharacterized protein, translated to MSSNEEVGESLALVVYNESASTINETGLQLYPVSENEYGEGLPYAPMDWPNVGDKWGWRTGKRVTNKGTFKDRYLYLPERFQAPKNGKENAFRSKALVKKYLQSAYPGMDIDQFFASFSWMIPSKKSASSKGIGFDSDMKERTTSSGTKMQPLLSDSPFGVITCKAGNRICSSLTAENPLTSTRFCDLCCSEPGFCGDCCCILCGKLIVLDYDGYSYIRCEATVVDGHICGHVSHLECALRSYMAGTVKGSINLNAEYLCRYCDSRTDLVPHALKLLSICTSVASYADIKKILNLGIRILCHSQKSSAKELLDRIKSINAKLAADRLSRIRPPVLLTVVAGLLSYRRFPLLIVEVIKLVPRRLGWHVHLLCDSSSNCGTSQDQNLSQKRKTLDDSNQPEL